From a single Anomaloglossus baeobatrachus isolate aAnoBae1 chromosome 4, aAnoBae1.hap1, whole genome shotgun sequence genomic region:
- the LOC142302681 gene encoding aldo-keto reductase family 1 member C1-like, with protein MALRLDTYVVLNDGYKMPVIGFGTYAPKPYSKEQLMESTKVAIEVGYRHIDSADMYECEVQVGQAIKAKIDDGTVKREDIFYTGKLWNNNHAPERVRMSLEKSLKDLQLDYLDLFLIHTPVAFKPGDELYPIDENGKLIFHNTDFRDTWKAMEACKDAGLTRSIGVSNFNQRQLQLLLNMPGLKYKPVCNQVECHIFNNQNKLLEFCKSQDIVLVGYSVLGSSRAIAFIAQDSPRVLDDPVLNTVSNRLHRSPAQVALRHMLQRGCVVLAKSFNPERIKHNFQVFDFVISDEDMEALDRIHNNFRYLTLDTWGEDPNYPFREEQ; from the exons ATGGCTCTCAGGCTGGACACCTATGTCGTTCTGAACGACGGGTATAAAATGCCGGTGATTGGATTTGGCACCTATGCCCCAAAACCG TACTCCAAAGAACAGCTCATGGAGAGCACCAAGGTGGCCATTGAGGTGGGATACCGCCACATCGACTCCGCCGATATGTATGAATGTGAAGTCCAGGTTGGCCAAGCCATCAAAGCAAAGATTGATGATGGGACGGTGAAGAGAGAAGACATTTTTTACACTGGGAAG CTTTGGAATAATAACCACGCTCCCGAGAGGGTCCGAATGTCCTTGGAAAAATCCCTGAAGGATCTACAGCTGGATTACCTGGATCTCTTCCTCATCCACACACCCGTAGCATTTAAG CCCGGAGATGAGCTCTATCCAATCGATGAAAATGGGAAGCTGATTTTTCATAACACAGATTTCCGGGACACATGGAAG GCTATGGAAGCGTGTAAAGATGCCGGGCTCACCAGATCCATCGGCGTCTCCAATTTTAACCAAAGGCAACTACAGCTGCTTCTGAACATGCCAGGACTCAAGTACAAACCAGTGTGCAACCAG GTGGAATGTCACATATTCAACAATCAGAACAAACTACTGGAGTTCTGCAAATCTCAGGACATCGTGTTGGTGGGATACAGCGTGCTGGGGTCCAGCAGAGCTATCGCCTT CATTGCTCAGGATTCCCCCCGAGTTCTTGATGATCCTGTATTAAATACCGTCTCTAATAGACTCCATCGCTCTCCGGCGCAGGTCGCTTTGCGACACATGTTACAGAGGGGATGTGTCGTCCTCGCAAAAAGCTTCAACCCTGAGAGGATCAAGCACAACTTCCAG GTTTTTGATTTTGTGATAAGTGATGAAGACATGGAAGCTCTCGATAGAATCCATAACAACTTTCGTTACTTGACTCTTGATAC tTGGGGAGAAGACCCCAATTATCCCTTTCGTGAAGAGCAGTAG